A segment of the Superficieibacter sp. HKU1 genome:
ACGGTGCTCTGTCAGCAATTCGAGCTGACGCGCCCCCAGGTAAAAGCGGTTTGGCTGCAGGTAACGGGCCACTTCAGGGCGCAGCGTATCCTGCAGGCGCTGGGTGTGTTTCTGCGTCCAGCGGAACCCCCGGCCGAGAAACAGGCGACGATGACTGACGGGGATCTGTTTAGTGCTCATGACATAGCGCGGCAGGCGGCGGAGATTCCGGCGGTAACGAATAATCTTCATCCCCTGATGCGTGCGGGTGACGGCCAGCGCCGCAAACCCGGCTGCGGTGACATAGCTGACAGACGGAGCCAGAGCGACAGCCCAGGGTGCCTGCACACAGACATACGCCGCCATGCCCGATACCACGGCGGTATTCAGCTCAACGGCCGGACGCAGCAGGGCCTCAATGACATAACGGTTACTCATCGTCTGCCTCCTTTATGATTTTACCGTCGGCCCTGAGGGTATACGTCCCCTTTGCGGAGCCGGCTTCCCTGCAGGGCTGAGAGTGATAACGCAGGGCATCCGCCAGTAAGCGCCAGAGCACATACAGGACATTCGACAGAATGAAAAAAATGATCCATACGGCCCGCAATGACAGCAGGTAATTGTTCGCCGCGGTTTCTGTGGAGACGGCAGTGACGGTGCAGGCTGCCGGCTTTGCCTCAGGCGGAGCCGCATTATCAGGCACCGGGCATTCCTCGCACATGTAATGTCCGGGCGGCGCGGTGCGCCATGCCGTTGCCTCCTTCTGCAACTGGTCGTTCAGGTCACTGACCGGATGGCCGAAAACAAACCAGGCGAGCAGGCAGACACCGCCGAAAGCCGCAGGCACGAAAACGGCATGACGGAATAAACAGAACACAAGCCACAAAGCGCAGCGCAGGCTGTTCAGGATGATGTGCATAAATGATTCCTCAGAGATACTGCCGGACGTCCTGCCCGGCGAGAATGGTCAGCAGGCGTTGCCCGCTGATGATGCGCAGGCGCGGTGACGCCGTGCGAATGGCGCGGCTCATCTTTCCGGTGCGGCCCGTGTGGACAAACATACCGCGGCGGCCGGTCTGCAGGAGAAGCCGGTCAAAGTCCTCAACATGTGCGGGGGAAACAGCACGGCTGTACCGTTTGGCCTGGATAAGCCAGTGCTCGCCGTCGATGATGACCTGGCCATCAAGGCCGCCGTCACCGCTGTAGGAGGCATTGCGCACCACGGTCAGCCCCTGACGTTCAAAGGCAGACAGCAACAGCTCTTCAAAGACATAGGGGCTGATTTTGCGCAGATAAGTCAGGCGCTGCCCGTCTCCCGGCAGGCTGTTAAGCTTATTCAGTACCCGCCGCGCCGTTGCCCGGTATCGCCGGTGACGGCGGGTGCTGGCTTTCTCCCGCCCGCGCAGGTTCAGAAAGGCCATCACCACCAGGAACAGGACGACCAGTATGACCGCCACGTAAGGGTGCGCCATCAGCAGACCGTTGATATATGGCGCGCTCATTACGGCTTAACCTGCTGCGTCAGGCCGGTATCGGTGATGAGTACCGGATAATGCGCAATCTGCAGGCGACGGGCCAGCTCGCTGCCGGAAGCCGGGGCCAGACTGACACCGGGTGCCAGCTCGCGCAGCTCACGCACGGCAGCCATGTCCGTGACGTTGACTATCATCCCGGCCGCATGCTGTTCAGCCAGCTCACCGGCATTAGCCTTCAGCCAGTCACGGGACAGGGCATCATCCCCGACCAGAAACAACGCCCCGATGCCGGGCAGCTGCAGCGGCCGGTCGGCAATGCTCCCCGGGCGCAACTCCGGCGTGAATACCGGCAGCATGGCGGCCTCGCCCTGCAGCACGGGTGACGGGGGTGAAGATGTGGTGTCGTTTCCCGTGCTCATACCGGGCTGTTTATTAACGGCCTCAAAATACGGCGCAGCATCTTCACCGCCCAGATCAGCAATCACGTTCAGTTCAGCATGGCCGGTCAGGGGAAGGAGGGTAAACAGCAGTAAGGACAGCGTTTTCATCAGGGTTATCTCCCGGGTTCAGTCCAGACGAAGCCTGGATCGGGGGTGAGCGCAGCAACCGAACGGGGCGCTTCAGCTGCCGGCGCAGAAATGCGGGGTGCAGGGCTGATTTTTGCCAGATGCCCTCTCACAATGGTGCGGTAACGTGCAGCAGGCTGACCACCTGCGGGATGGTGGTAGCAGCCGGCCGCATCCAGCCAGCTGCCGGGCTTACGCGCCCAGCACTCACGCAGAATGGTGGCGGCGGCGTTCAGGTTGGTGTAAGGGTCAAACGCCTCCCACGTCGAGGCAAAATGATGACCGTTCCAGCCCAGATTGACCTGGGCAATACCGACATCGATGCGCTTAAGCGGGTGACGCTTCATAAAGACCTGCAGCGCCTGCCAGGCCTGCAGACGCGTCTCATAGCGATACCCTTTGCCTGCCACATTGATGGTCCAGGGCCATGGACGCACGCCGCGGGGAAGTCTGCGCGAAGACTCGCTCAGTGAGACCGAGTAAAGCGCTTCCGGGGGCACGCCGTGCGCCATGGCCACGCGGACGTAACCCTCCGGCACCGTCTGGTCAGCATGGCCGTCAGGGACGGCCGCCATCAGTAAGCCCAGCGCCAGCGCGCCGGTCAGAATGCTGCGATTGCCCATTTACCGTCTCCCGCCTGCTGCAGTAAAACCGGCATCAGACCGTTACCAAAGCGCATCCACCGTCCGCCGTCGTGGTTAAGCGTGATCTGGCGCTTGCGGACCTTTTCCACGGGAATGTGATGGTCCCGCGCCCAGCTGCGAAGCGCATCATCACTGCCCTGGCTGTCGACCAGATAGATGTCCACCGGCCGGTTGTCAGCCAGCACGGCAGACAGTTTCGCGTCGCAGGTGGCGCAGTCCTCTGACCTGACGAACAGCGCCAGCCGGCCACCACTGTCGTGCGCCACGCCGGAGGCGTTCCCCATATTGACCGGCAGTGTGCCCGGATACAGGCGCTGCCAGGCCGCGTTCACCTCACGCTGGAAATCAAGCTCTTTCTGGGTGCGGGCAAACTCTTCCTTGACCCACTTTTCAGCAAACTTACGGCGCTCTACCGGCGTCTGCGCCTCGATACCGAGGGTGGAAAGCGGATCGAGACCCGGCGACTGGATACCCCGGGGTCCCTTCATCAGCTGCTGATAACGCTGATAATCGTCGGCACTGAGTCCCCACTGACCGGCCTGCTGCTGCAGGTTTTGCTGTGCGGAGTCCGCCCGTTGTGTTGATTCCTGTCGGCTGACATCCGTCTGTCCTGATGTGGTCGCGGCCAGGGTCAGGGGACTCAGCAGCATGGCGGCTAAAAAGGTATGTTTCAGTTTCATTATTCGCTCCGTTATTCTGCTCTGAGCACGGTCAGGCGGCCGTTAACCCGAAACGTCGCCTCACCATAACCGGCACTGACCAGCGTCCAGCCGGCAACGGTTTCGCCCTCTCCGACCAGGGCCACCTGCGACAGGCTGCTGTAGCCCCGGGGCGCGATGGCAGCCCAGGACTCTGCCCCCCGCTTCTCCACACCCGTCAGCACAAAAGGCGCATTGCGGGCCAGGCGAAGGGACGGAGCAGCACGACGTGTGTCAGCGGGACGGGGCTTTTTTGCAGCAGGCGCGTTTTTTTTGACCGGTGCGGCGACAGGTGCGGCGGGTGCGGGTGCCGGCTGTGATTTCAGCGCTGTCAGCTGCTCAGTCAGCGCACTCAGGCGGGTTTCCAGCCCCTGCTGTGCCTCCTGAAGAGTTCGCAATGACTGACGCACGGCATCGTCGCTGCCGGCCTGTTTCGCTGCTGCGCTCAGCTCCTGCTGCATCTCACCCAGTGTTTTCCGGGTGTCCTGCAGACCGGCTCTGAGCATGGTCACATCTGACTGCAGGGCCGCGACCGTCTCAGCAGTGGCCGCTGTACTGCCCTGAGATTCAAGGCGTGTAAGGCGTTCATCAAGGTTCGATATGCCCAGACTGAAGGCGGTGTAGCCCAGCGCCAGAATGCCAGCCAGCGCCACACCTGCGGCAGCGCCCCAGATGAGGCGGCGGCGTGGACGCCAGCTGAATCTTTTACGGGCCGGCGCGGGGTCAGTATGGAATGGTTGCTGTTCGCTCATTTTCTCAGAAACCCTCCGCTGACAGGTTTAACGGGGACGGACTGAGGGGCGCTGATGGCCGGTTGTGACACGGCTGACGGCGCAGGCGTGGACCAGCTGCTGACCGGCGGCGGAAGCTGGGAGACCGGCAGCTGGTAGCCGTCGCGCAGGCTGTGGCAGACCACACGTTGTACATCATCCACCTCAAGCTGCCAGGCCGGACCGGCAAGGACCTGCAGGGCAGTACGCAGGCGCATCGGGCCCAGCTGGTACTGGACTGCCGGCAATGCCTGGCGGTAAAGCACGCCGTTGGCGGAGCCGGTCGCGCAAAGGGAATAACCTGACTGGCGCAGGGCGTAACGCAGCGCATCCGCCACAGTAGGATGCAGGGATGACGGGATGCGAATATCAATAATCTGCGAGAGAGGGTCACGCTGGGCCGCCTGCGGATCGGTACTGACCAGCAGATAACGATCGTAGCGCACCACTTCCGGCGTCCGCGCATACTCGTCCGGAGAGACCGGCTGAACGTTGCGGGTGACGGTGGTGCCGGGTGCCGGGTCCGCAGGCGCACGTTGCTGCAACTTTTGCGGCTGGGAAACACAGCCCGCAAGGAGCAGCAGAGGAAGAACAGTGGCAAGCCTGCCTGGTGAAAATACGTTGTGAGAGGTGTTACGTTTCATCCGGAATTTTCCTGTACAGTGATAAAACAGCCCTCACTGTGCGGAATCGGTCCGGTTTCACTCAATTAACAACTGATTTTCCGTTGATGAAAAAAAACGCCGGCAAAAGCCAGCGTTTTTCACTAATAGCGCGCTGTCAGGCTACTTTATGGGGACGATGGGTCACATCGCCGCGGCCTTCAAGCAAACCCGCAATAGAAATGTCTTCGTCCAGCGCGTCCCAGTGGATACCACGGGGACTCAGTTCATAGCTGTTAAGCTGTTCAGTTGAAGCATGCAACAGGCGTGGAAACCATGCCAGCGGCACACCGATGG
Coding sequences within it:
- a CDS encoding DUF2442 domain-containing protein, whose translation is MTISAKRVSFDEATMWVELNDARTIGVPLAWFPRLLHASTEQLNSYELSPRGIHWDALDEDISIAGLLEGRGDVTHRPHKVA
- a CDS encoding PilL N-terminal domain-containing protein; the encoded protein is MKRNTSHNVFSPGRLATVLPLLLLAGCVSQPQKLQQRAPADPAPGTTVTRNVQPVSPDEYARTPEVVRYDRYLLVSTDPQAAQRDPLSQIIDIRIPSSLHPTVADALRYALRQSGYSLCATGSANGVLYRQALPAVQYQLGPMRLRTALQVLAGPAWQLEVDDVQRVVCHSLRDGYQLPVSQLPPPVSSWSTPAPSAVSQPAISAPQSVPVKPVSGGFLRK
- a CDS encoding restriction endonuclease, with amino-acid sequence MSAPYINGLLMAHPYVAVILVVLFLVVMAFLNLRGREKASTRRHRRYRATARRVLNKLNSLPGDGQRLTYLRKISPYVFEELLLSAFERQGLTVVRNASYSGDGGLDGQVIIDGEHWLIQAKRYSRAVSPAHVEDFDRLLLQTGRRGMFVHTGRTGKMSRAIRTASPRLRIISGQRLLTILAGQDVRQYL
- a CDS encoding TIGR03759 family integrating conjugative element protein; the encoded protein is MKLKHTFLAAMLLSPLTLAATTSGQTDVSRQESTQRADSAQQNLQQQAGQWGLSADDYQRYQQLMKGPRGIQSPGLDPLSTLGIEAQTPVERRKFAEKWVKEEFARTQKELDFQREVNAAWQRLYPGTLPVNMGNASGVAHDSGGRLALFVRSEDCATCDAKLSAVLADNRPVDIYLVDSQGSDDALRSWARDHHIPVEKVRKRQITLNHDGGRWMRFGNGLMPVLLQQAGDGKWAIAAF
- a CDS encoding lytic transglycosylase domain-containing protein; translation: MGNRSILTGALALGLLMAAVPDGHADQTVPEGYVRVAMAHGVPPEALYSVSLSESSRRLPRGVRPWPWTINVAGKGYRYETRLQAWQALQVFMKRHPLKRIDVGIAQVNLGWNGHHFASTWEAFDPYTNLNAAATILRECWARKPGSWLDAAGCYHHPAGGQPAARYRTIVRGHLAKISPAPRISAPAAEAPRSVAALTPDPGFVWTEPGR
- a CDS encoding integrating conjugative element protein; the encoded protein is MKTLSLLLFTLLPLTGHAELNVIADLGGEDAAPYFEAVNKQPGMSTGNDTTSSPPSPVLQGEAAMLPVFTPELRPGSIADRPLQLPGIGALFLVGDDALSRDWLKANAGELAEQHAAGMIVNVTDMAAVRELRELAPGVSLAPASGSELARRLQIAHYPVLITDTGLTQQVKP